Proteins encoded within one genomic window of Spiroplasma sabaudiense Ar-1343:
- a CDS encoding cation-translocating P-type ATPase, with product MKDLKIKNNSKSISPIAPNKGWYQKSVNEIEKELSTEVVTGLSTSEAHDRITRYGQNKLPEPKQVPWYLLFLKGLLEPLSIVLLVTAIIVVVAPYFAGGHPEWVEFGVILGMIFINTLLGMTQELKARSSVKALQRLSNPNATVIRSGKQMEISAHDLVPGDIVILQTGEFIPADIRLISSSHLTVDESALTGESMPVVKNTEVLNDATPILAEQKNLVFMSTFVQSGRATGIVVEQAPTSTMGKIASTIAETKAQKTPLQLKLNRLTKWVSVIATVTALFLFGLLIIIDIIRADHSGIAWSENLLLSVSSAIAIIPASLTVIVSIILSVSTNQMSKQNVIVKQLQAVETLGKVNVICSDKTGTLTINKMTVTKYNQVGVTRTANNFTYVADDIGDIHFVNALTLCNDSIVNEKNRMGLPTELALYDWMDKMGFDPLTLRHKYMRIDDVPFSSDNKYMVTVNQVDDKKVVYVKGAIDRILQKCSRAVVGGEIVKLTPQIKKQVLENAEKMSGEALRVITTAFKYVNDADMKSKDYVSDLVLTGIVGMIDPPREEAISAIKIAHRAGIRVVMITGDHLATAMAIGEKLGLVREGFAGVTGEDLDKMSDEELTKRIDRISVFARVNPDHKTRIVTVLQEKGLIVAMTGDGINDAPSLRKANVGIAMGMNGTEAAKDAANVILADDNFSTIVAGVSEGRNSYRKIKTSVAFVLGANPQIIAMFLIILITGVSPLNSINILWFNLIVETILAIPIGMSKSDPNVMNLKPIKNNESIFAGIWSLIFVTITSTGIAVILAFVAGFYIFPGANPVLTGQTAAFITIAFSPIFFVWMMKFRPEKKERRISYKERFKNANWALFGSMLGAFTLNVIVVFVPGVRGVFKISSLNWQLWLSIAILTISPAITIALMLVIKTQKIRNQGEPGFESRIRRRFKKYRRPKIANNQKLLRDSTMDIHSYQKRRHRKNSNN from the coding sequence ATGAAAGATTTAAAAATTAAAAACAATTCTAAATCGATTTCACCAATAGCCCCTAATAAGGGTTGATATCAAAAGTCAGTTAATGAAATTGAAAAAGAATTATCAACAGAGGTAGTAACTGGACTTTCAACAAGTGAAGCTCATGACAGAATCACGCGTTATGGCCAAAATAAACTTCCCGAACCCAAACAAGTACCGTGATACTTATTATTCTTAAAAGGATTATTAGAACCACTTTCAATTGTTTTGCTAGTAACAGCAATTATCGTTGTGGTTGCTCCCTATTTTGCTGGTGGCCATCCAGAATGAGTTGAATTTGGTGTAATTCTTGGAATGATTTTTATTAATACCTTATTGGGAATGACCCAAGAGTTAAAGGCGCGAAGTTCAGTTAAAGCCTTGCAACGCCTTTCAAATCCAAACGCGACAGTAATTCGTTCAGGAAAGCAAATGGAAATTTCAGCTCATGATTTAGTTCCAGGAGATATTGTTATTTTACAAACTGGGGAATTCATTCCAGCTGATATTAGATTAATTTCTTCATCGCACTTAACTGTTGATGAATCTGCGCTAACAGGTGAATCAATGCCAGTTGTTAAAAATACTGAAGTCCTAAATGATGCTACCCCGATTTTGGCAGAACAAAAAAACCTAGTTTTTATGTCAACTTTTGTTCAATCTGGTCGAGCAACAGGAATTGTTGTTGAACAAGCTCCAACTTCAACTATGGGAAAAATTGCCTCAACCATCGCTGAAACCAAGGCTCAAAAAACACCACTACAATTGAAGTTAAATCGTTTGACAAAATGAGTTTCGGTGATTGCGACAGTAACAGCATTATTTTTGTTTGGTTTACTAATTATAATTGATATAATTCGTGCTGATCATAGTGGAATCGCTTGATCAGAAAACCTACTACTTTCAGTATCTTCAGCAATTGCGATTATTCCAGCCTCACTGACAGTTATCGTATCGATTATTTTGTCAGTTTCAACTAACCAAATGAGTAAACAAAACGTAATTGTTAAACAACTTCAAGCTGTTGAAACCTTGGGAAAAGTTAATGTAATTTGTTCTGACAAAACCGGAACCCTAACAATAAATAAAATGACAGTAACCAAATATAATCAAGTCGGGGTAACTCGAACTGCAAATAACTTTACTTATGTGGCAGATGATATTGGTGATATCCATTTTGTTAATGCATTAACTTTGTGTAACGATTCAATAGTAAATGAAAAAAACCGAATGGGTTTACCAACAGAACTTGCCTTATATGACTGAATGGACAAAATGGGGTTTGACCCATTAACATTGCGACATAAATATATGCGCATCGATGATGTTCCATTTTCATCAGATAACAAGTACATGGTAACAGTCAACCAAGTTGACGATAAAAAAGTAGTTTATGTCAAAGGGGCGATTGATAGAATATTGCAAAAATGTTCTCGTGCTGTTGTTGGGGGAGAAATTGTTAAATTAACACCTCAAATTAAAAAACAAGTCCTAGAAAACGCCGAAAAAATGTCTGGTGAAGCTTTGAGAGTAATCACAACAGCTTTCAAATATGTTAACGATGCAGATATGAAATCAAAAGACTATGTCAGCGATTTGGTGCTAACAGGAATTGTTGGAATGATTGACCCTCCACGAGAAGAAGCTATTTCAGCAATTAAAATCGCTCATCGAGCTGGGATTCGAGTTGTAATGATTACAGGTGACCACCTAGCAACTGCTATGGCAATTGGAGAAAAACTTGGTTTAGTCCGTGAAGGTTTTGCTGGAGTCACTGGAGAAGACTTGGACAAGATGTCAGATGAGGAACTTACAAAAAGAATTGACCGTATTTCGGTTTTTGCCCGAGTAAATCCAGATCACAAAACTCGCATTGTAACAGTTTTACAAGAAAAAGGTCTGATTGTTGCGATGACAGGTGATGGAATCAACGATGCCCCAAGTTTAAGAAAAGCTAACGTTGGAATCGCAATGGGAATGAACGGAACAGAAGCTGCTAAGGATGCTGCAAACGTAATTTTAGCAGATGATAACTTTAGCACTATTGTTGCTGGGGTAAGTGAAGGAAGAAATTCTTACCGTAAAATTAAAACTTCGGTTGCATTTGTTTTAGGAGCTAATCCCCAAATCATTGCGATGTTTTTAATAATTTTAATAACAGGTGTTTCACCACTAAATTCAATAAATATTTTATGATTTAACTTAATCGTGGAAACTATTTTAGCAATTCCAATTGGAATGTCAAAATCAGACCCAAATGTCATGAATTTAAAACCAATTAAAAATAATGAATCTATTTTTGCAGGTATTTGGAGTCTCATATTTGTGACGATCACCTCAACAGGAATTGCGGTAATCTTAGCTTTTGTCGCAGGATTTTATATTTTCCCGGGAGCCAATCCTGTTCTAACGGGTCAGACTGCAGCATTTATTACAATTGCTTTTTCACCAATCTTCTTTGTGTGAATGATGAAGTTTCGCCCCGAGAAAAAAGAACGCCGCATTAGTTACAAAGAACGATTCAAAAATGCAAACTGAGCTTTATTTGGATCAATGCTTGGAGCATTTACATTAAATGTAATCGTTGTTTTTGTTCCAGGAGTTCGTGGTGTTTTCAAAATTAGTAGTTTAAATTGACAATTATGATTGTCAATTGCAATTTTGACAATTTCCCCAGCAATTACAATTGCTTTAATGCTTGTCATTAAAACTCAAAAAATTCGAAATCAAGGTGAACCAGGCTTTGAAAGTCGTATTCGCCGCCGCTTTAAAAAATACCGTCGTCCAAAAATCGCAAATAACCAAAAATTATTGCGCGATTCGACAATGGATATTCACTCATATCAAAAGCGAAGACATCGAAAAAATTCAAATAATTAA